In one Eulemur rufifrons isolate Redbay chromosome 22, OSU_ERuf_1, whole genome shotgun sequence genomic region, the following are encoded:
- the RAB7A gene encoding ras-related protein Rab-7a, whose translation MTSRKKVLLKVIILGDSGVGKTSLMNQYVNKKFSNQYKATIGADFLTKEVMVDDRLVTMQIWDTAGQERFQSLGVAFYRGADCCVLVFDVTAPNTFKTLDSWRDEFLIQASPRDPENFPFVVLGNKIDLENRQVATKRAQAWCYSKNNIPYFETSAKEAINVEQAFQTIARNALKQETEVELYNEFPEPIKLDKNDRAKASAESCSC comes from the exons ATGACCTCCAGGAAGAAAGTGTTGCTGAAGGTTATCATCCTGGGAGACTCGGG GGTCGGGAAGACATCGCTCATGAACCAGTATGTGAACAAGAAGTTCAGCAATCAGTACAAAGCCACAATAGGAGCCGACTTCCTCACCAAGGAGGTGATGGTGGACGACAGGCTAGTGACGATGCAG ATCTGGGACACGGCCGGACAGGAGCGGTTCCAGTCCCTGGGCGTGGCCTTCTACAGGGGCGCCGACTGCTGCGTCCTGGTGTTCGACGTGACGGCCCCCAACACGTTCAAAACCCTGGACAGCTGGAGAGACGAGTTCCTCATCCAGGCCAGCCCCCGGGATCCCGAGAACTTCCCCTTCGTCGTGCTGGGAAACAAGATCGACCTCGAAAACAGACAA GTGGCCACGAAGCGGGCGCAGGCCTGGTGCTACAGCAAAAACAACATTCCCTACTTCGAGACCAGCGCCAAGGAGGCCATCAACGTGGAGCAGGCCTTCCAGACGATCGCCCGGAACGCGCTCAAGCAG GAGACGGAGGTGGAGCTGTACAACGAGTTCCCGGAGCCCATCAAGCTGGACAAGAACGACCGGGCCAAGGCCTCGGCCGAGAGCTGCAGCTGCTGA